A stretch of Planococcus citri chromosome 5, ihPlaCitr1.1, whole genome shotgun sequence DNA encodes these proteins:
- the LOC135848559 gene encoding uncharacterized protein LOC135848559 has protein sequence MFWSLVVKPGKRYSSTVKESFHLSMATLDVKTCKNDHDVHPVLIEVDGQELLLCNLSKSGTPHSGLDLIFEKDTKITFSTSGKATIHLTGYCIQEDGDSDDNDNYSSLEEQEDESFSELVNANRKSKNTCKQNDTKRKLKSVDAISKKKPKGAQTDSDDNEDECAKLGKPVIPIKPPNLDVLDFEPTTLWDTLEFIKDNLDVKTVSRINAWQIVRTFDKISHSKVCVLRPPCWGKTTTLHILKLYYSKVFHTGTFEEVNLEIPINILKGHQSFSFGEKPFAFFRNAEDDETKDEKNCKNSYVCFHLDLSVVVNNKLSKVRVDIANAVHETLRTYKSLLSEHERFGKCFKRTCSETVDHLHLLASALEYLTYQKVFKSADKLLFIDDIDFPLLKLQNAEERKCIINSLESLTKRLVNFDYRIICFGVFPGFCKDAMADRSTKFFHVDEPTLKPLFGLNHVEVKRLKNEDASLAKFAGGYTYPGTKDFSLYCMQLRENSQSTFEESKLRSKSYAFIWKRFGESTYLYNLALQLLEYDYVFAPEKRWSLDRQLLDLLYHSGFVVKMCTENLSLEVWRNLKNNIENQLDPTKLVCYAFPNAIMKNSLRSFVCIRAS, from the exons ATGTTTTGGA GTTTAGTTGTAAAACCGGGGAAGCGGTATTCTTCCACTGTAAAAGAATCATTTCATTTATCTATGGCCACATTGGATGttaaaacttgcaaaaatg ATCACGATGTACATCCTGTTTTGATCGAAGTCGATGGCCAGGAGTTATTGCTGTGTAATTTATCGAAATCTGGTACTCCTCACTCTGGTCTGgatttaatatttgaaaaagacaCTAAGATCACTTTTTCCACCAGTGGCAAAGCCACTATTCATTTGACTG GCTATTGTATTCAGGAAGATGGCGATAGCGACGATAACGATAATTACAGTAGCCTAGAAGAACAAGAAGATGAATCTTTTAGTGAATTAGTTAATGCCAATA gaaaatcgaaaaatacctGTAAACAAAATGATACTAAACGTAAACTCAAATCTGTCGATGCTATTTCGAAGAAAAAGCCGAAGGGTGCTCAAACTGATTCAG ACGACAATGAAGACGAATGTGCAAAATTGGGCAAACCCGTCATTCCGATCAAACCTCCCAATCTAGACGTATTGGACTTCGAACCAACCACTTTATGGGATACGCTTGAATTTATTAAAGACAATTTGGATGTGAAGACTGTTTCGCGTATCAACGCTTGGCAAATCGTGAGAACGTTTGATAAGATTTCACATTCCAAAGTATGCGTTTTGAGACCTCCTTGTTGGGGCAAAACTACCACTctgcatattttaaaattgtactATTCCAAAGTTTTCCATACGGGAACATTCGAGGAAGTAAACCTTGAAATTCCAATAAATATTCTAAAAGGTCATCAAAGTTTTTCGTTTGGCGAAAAACCATTCGCTTTCTTTCGTAACGCCGAAGACGACGAGACCAAAGACGAGAAAAATTGTAAGAACTCGTACGTGTGTTTTCATCTTGACCTTTCGGTCGTCGTAAACAACAAACTTTCTAAAGTCAGAGTTGATATCGCAAACGCAGTTCACGAAACGTTACGCACTTACAAATCTTTATTATCTGAACACGAACGGTTTGGCAAATGCTTCAAAAGAACTTGTTCTGAAACCGTTGACCACCTTCATCTACTAGCATCCGCATTAGAATACCTGACGTACCAGAAAGTATTTAAATCGGCTGACAAACTATTATTTATCGACGATATCGATTTTCCGCTTCTCAAATTGCAAAACGCTGAAGAAAGAAAATGTATCATCAACTCGCTGGAGAGTTTAACGAAACGTCTCGTTAATTTTGATTATCGAATTATTTGCTTCGGAGTATTTCCTGGATTTTGCAAAGACGCGATGGCCGATAGATCGACTAAATTCTTCCATGTTGATGAACCAACGTTAAAACCACTGTTCGGATTAAATCACGTCGAGGTAAAGCGCTTGAAGAACGAAGACGCTAGTTTAGCGAAATTTGCCGGTGGTTACACTTATCCTGGTACGAAGGACTTTTCGCTTTATTGCATGCAGTTAAGAGAAAACAGCCAGTCTACGTTCGAAGAATCTAAGTTGAGATCGAAATCGTACGCCTTTATTTGGAAAAGATTTGGCGAATCTACTTACCTTTACAATCTTGCGTTACAGCTCCTCGAATACGATTACGTTTTCGCACCAGAAAAAAGATGGTCGCTGGATCGACAATTACTGGATCTATTATATCACAGTGGATTTGTTGTCAAGATGTGTACGGAAAATTTATCCCTTGAAGTGTGgcgtaatttaaaaaacaatattgAGAATCAACTCGACCCTACGAAGTTGGTATGTTATGCGTTTCCCAACGCAATTATGAAGAATTCGCTGCGAAGTTTTGTTTGCATACGCGCTAGCTAA
- the egg gene encoding histone-lysine N-methyltransferase eggless isoform X2, translating to MGTLNANDGLSDPIELLSDDDEDDDDIAIIEDDEPAKKPSKRSRVLTECLNVQCKSGHKYIEGVPAFVLEFFKVNNKNGLKVCEECFDEACSYYADLEERLMKKQSLYQVPYQKYSRVLSIDSDEEDLSPEDDEPVLDDETVNMVEDQFGDIMADVVTKCNLAFQINDAHDELSNTASFIKQSSSEHDVKLEELQKEIDEIRCLIYDNFKPQFNELPELIIRDDGEEEDLLQEELPPVQEIVEVPFRQILPKDSDSPGRKSVARKHTTVSSPSSLQKDIARLDSKDSQDVVAVSEEIMEPPPTLPPDTERIVRPALKTGDIIYAMKHNYKYPWKKGVVVDIFTEKGYKEYQLKIDVTNPRKPNPSILLQGKSLAYPFPAPYRFAVGARIIAVFTDDRNTDKQTLFYSGIIAEPPKVMNKFRYLVFFDDGCTQYVPHENIRAICEPSAKAWDDVPAEDRGFIQNYLCQYPERPMVKLQPAYVIKVEFQRKWYSARVLEVDASLVKMQFMNDTHTEWIYRGSTRLEPLYKEIEAAKRRMQTGNRIRRIGKKTQNYCPYVEYTRGADNEEIEEPIRAVARKSTSANKDLKKVEKPKKWIPVPIPGHVEKKKVDSRIEPRTFKPHQCGLSCIDWTNFSLDKIKGIGPLAIPSQFGFRRMKMFFGGTKKNIVYRAPCGRQLRNMQEMHLYLRITKSQMTVDYFDFDFWVDCQAEFVITKCLVDVPDITQRKEKCPISCVNYIDNKLPDYITYMTEREPRRNVVLNLDPEFLCGCDCTDDCLDKKKCSCWQLTYEGQKLIPNNVMDPNVGYTYRRLDERVLTGIYECNERCKCSKRSCLNRVVQHPLSQKLQLYKTEAKGWGIRCLNDIPRGAFICVYAGHLLTEQEANEEGKTYGDEYLAELDYIEVIERTKEGYESDVPEELLEESDEESKGDSQPSQTMSKANVYKFNSSDSSSSEDVNFDRSTSSGDIRSRLRERKKPAAPVPVPEPKPKESKKKENFSIRKYCGDNEDDVFIMDAKSSGNIGRYLNHSCMPNAYVQNVFVDTHDLRFPWVAFFALTHIRAGSELTWDYNYDIGSVEGKVKYCYCGTQHCRGRLL from the exons ATGGGAACCTTAAATGCCAACGACGGACTATCCGATCCCATTGAACTTCTGAGcgacgacgatgaagacgacgacgatattGCAATCATCGAAGATGACGAACCGGCAAAAAAACCCTCCAAACGATCCAGAGTACTCACCGAATGTCTCAATGTGCAATGTAAATCAGGCCATAAATACATCGAAGGCGTACCGGCTTTTGTTCTAGAATTCTTCAAAGTTAATAATAAAAATGGTCTCAAAGTATGCGAAGAGTGTTTCGATGAAGCTTGTTCGTATTACGCG GATCTTGAAGAGAGATTAATGAAGAAACAGTCGCTTTATCAAGTCCCGTATCAAAAATATTCCCGCGTGTTGAGTATCGATTCGGATGAAGAGGATTTATCACCGGAAGATGACG aACCTGTTCTCGATGACGAAACTGTGAACATGGTTGAAGATCAGTTCGGTGATATTATGGCCGATGTTGTTACCAAATGTAATCTTGCTTTTCAAATCAACGACGCTCACGACGAATTATCCAATACTGCCAGTTTTATTAAAC aatcatcATCCGAGCACGATGTGAAGTTAGAAGAACTCCAAAAGGAAATCGATGAAATTCGATGCCTTATTTATGACAATTTTAAACCACAATTTAAC GAACTTCCTGAATTGATAATCAGAGACGATGGCGAAGAAGAAGATTTATTACAGGAAGAATTACCTCCTGTTCAAGAGATAGTTGAAGTACCCTTTAGGCAAATTCTTCCCAAAGATAGTGACAGCCCTGGTAGAAAATCTGTCGCACGAAAACATACCACGGTTTCTAGTCCATCGAGCCTTCAGAAAGATATCGCCCGG CTCGACTCTAAGGATAGTCAAGATGTAGTCGCAGTTTCCGAAGAGATCATGGAACCGCCACCTACTTTACCACCCGATACCGAACGAATTGTCAGACCAGCGTTGAAAACCGGTGATATAATTTACGCGATGAAACATAACTACAAATATCCCTGGAAGAAAGGAGTCGTCGTGGATATTTTCACCGAAAAGGGT taTAAAGAATATCAATTAAAAATAGACGTAACTAATCCGAGGAAACCTAATCCATCGATACTGCTTCAAGGAAAATCTTTAGCTTACCCTTTCCCAGCTCCTTACCGATTCGCAGTCGGTGCTCGAATCATAGCTGTTTTCACAGATGACCGAAATACCGACAAACAAACGTTATTTTACTCCGGCATCATCGCCGAACCACCCAAAGTGATGAATAAATTCAGATATTTGGTATTTTTCGACGACGGTTGCACTCAATACGTTCCACACGAGAATATTCGCGCTATTTGCGAACCGTCTGCAAAAGCTTGGGACGATGTGCCTGCCGAAGACAGAGGATTTATTCAAAACTACCTCTGTCAGTATCCAGAAAGACCTATGGTCAAGTTACAACCAGCATATGTAATTAAGGTCGAATTTCAAA GGAAATGGTATTCTGCTAGAGTTCTAGAAGTGGACGCTTCTCTGGTTAAAATGCAGTTCATGAACGATACCCATACAGAATGGATTTATCGAGGGTCTACTCGATTGGAACCATTGTACAAAGAAATCGAGGCGGCCAAGCGACGTATGCAGACTGGAAATCGAATCCGTAGAATAGGAAAGAAAACTCAGAATTATTGCCCCTACGTAGAGTACACGAGAGGTGCTGACAACGAAGAAATAGAAG AACCAATTAGAGCGGTAGCTAGGAAAAGCACGAGCGCTAATAAAGATCTCAAGAAAGTGGAAAAGCCTAAGAAATGGATTCCTGTACCGATTCCTGGACACGTCGAG aaaaaaaaagtagattcGCGAATCGAACCGAGGACATTTAAACCACATCAGTGCGGTCTATCGTGCATTGATTGGACTAACTTCAGTCTAGACAAAATCAAAGGTATCGGACCTTTAGCGATACCTTCACAATTTGGGTTCAGaag aatgaaaatgtttttcggcGGCACCAAGAAAAATATAGTTTATAGAGCACCTTGTGGAAGACAACTACGTAACATGCAGGAAATGCATTTATACTTGAGAATAACCAAGTCTCAGATGACGGTTGACTACTTCGATTTCGATTTCTGGGTCGACTGCCAAGCGGAATTCGTTATCACCAAATGTTTGGTCGATGTTCCG GATATAACGCAACGTAAAGAAAAGTGTCCGATATCGTGCGTTAATTACATCGATAATAAATTACCCGATTATATTACTTATATGACCGAACGTGAACCTAGGAGAAATGTCGTTTTGAACTTGGATCCTGAATTCTTATGCGGATGTGATTGTACAGACGATTGTTTG GACAAGAAGAAATGTTCTTGTTGGCAATTGACTTACGAAGGCCAGAAATTAATACCTAATAATGTTATGGACCCGAATGTTGGATACACGTATCGTAGACTCGACGAAAGAGTCCTCACTGGAATCTACGAATGCAATGAAAG ATGCAAGTGCTCGAAACGCAGCTGTCTGAATAGAGTGGTACAGCATCCTTTatctcaaaaattacaattgtatAAGACCGAAGCCAAGGGATGGGGTATTAGATGCCTTAATGATATTCCTCGTGGAGCTTTCATCTGTGTATATGCTGGTCATTTATTAACGGAGCAGGAAGCTAACGAA GAAGGAAAAACCTACGGAGATGAGTATCTCGCTGAGTTAGATTACATCGAAGTTATCGAAAGAACTAAAGAAGGGTATGAAAGCGATGTGCCCGAAGAACTATTGGAAGAAAGCGACGAAGAATCTAAAG GGGATTCGCAACCCTCGCAAACCATGTCTAAGGCAAACGTATACAAATTCAATTCGTCTGATAGCTCATCCTCCGAAGATGTAAACTTCGATCGGAGTACTTCTTCGGGAGATAtaag ATCGAGACTACGAGAACGAAAAAAACCTGCTGCCCCAGTTCCTGTACCAG AACCAAAGCCCAAAGAATCTAAAAAGAAGGAAAACTTTTCTATTCGAAAGTATTGCGGCGATAACGAAGACGATGTGTTTATAATGGATGCAAAAAGCAGCGGTAATATTGGACGTTATTTAAAC CATTCTTGTATGCCAAATGCATACGTGCAAAATGTATTCGTCGATACTCACGATCTGCGATTCCCTTGG GTGGCATTTTTCGCCTTAACACATATCAGAGCTGGTTCGGAATTAACATGGGATTATAATTACGATATAGGCAGCGTAGAGGGTAAAGTGAAATACTGTTATTGCGGTACTCAACATTGTCGAGGAAGACTGCTGTAA
- the LOC135849476 gene encoding protein YIPF3-like: MTNSVVIANLSVNDVDLFIKKRNCEVIVDSLLDSVLKLPKRILSSFLPPLNHNKQYLFTDLFGPVVSTLMLISLLQYGFYCKKIPPPNAAAVKAVPTVLIYYVAVSLFIFFASWFVQTKLKILHVATLVGYGFYGCIITLLFPFILRILHDHVFYVCLILFGGMSCIRILMILLFSIEMPVARFLICGVIGNSYILFLIYLYYFYIHPTYVFRNT; the protein is encoded by the coding sequence atgactaattccGTAGTGATAGCGAATTTATCAGTTAACGATGTCgatctttttattaaaaaacgtAACTGCGAAGTTATAGTCGATAGTTTACTCGACTCCGTATTGAAACTACCCAAACGTATATTGTCGTCGTTTTTGCCACCGCTCAATCACAACAAACAGTACTTATTTACCGACTTATTCGGACCAGTTGTGTCTACGTTGATGTTAATATCATTACTACAATACGGAttctattgtaaaaaaattccgcCACCGAATGCAGCCGCAGTTAAAGCTGTTCCGACtgttttaatttattatgtGGCTGTAtcgttgttcatatttttcgcATCTTGGTTCGTGCAaaccaagttgaaaattcttcacGTTGCTACGCTGGTAGGGTATGGTTTCTACGGATGCATTATTACGTTACTTTTTCCATTTATATTGAGAATTTTACACGATCATGTGTTCTACGTGTGTTTAATATTGTTCGGTGGAATGAGTTGTATACGTATattaatgattttattattttctatcGAAATGCCAGTGGCTAGATTTTTAATTTGTGGTGTTATAGGAAATTcttatatactttttttgatttatttgtattatttttatatacATCCAACGTACGTGTTCCGTAATACTTGA
- the egg gene encoding histone-lysine N-methyltransferase eggless isoform X1 — translation MGTLNANDGLSDPIELLSDDDEDDDDIAIIEDDEPAKKPSKRSRVLTECLNVQCKSGHKYIEGVPAFVLEFFKVNNKNGLKVCEECFDEACSYYADLEERLMKKQSLYQVPYQKYSRVLSIDSDEEDLSPEDDEPVLDDETVNMVEDQFGDIMADVVTKCNLAFQINDAHDELSNTASFIKQSSSEHDVKLEELQKEIDEIRCLIYDNFKPQFNELPELIIRDDGEEEDLLQEELPPVQEIVEVPFRQILPKDSDSPGRKSVARKHTTVSSPSSLQKDIARLDSKDSQDVVAVSEEIMEPPPTLPPDTERIVRPALKTGDIIYAMKHNYKYPWKKGVVVDIFTEKGYKEYQLKIDVTNPRKPNPSILLQGKSLAYPFPAPYRFAVGARIIAVFTDDRNTDKQTLFYSGIIAEPPKVMNKFRYLVFFDDGCTQYVPHENIRAICEPSAKAWDDVPAEDRGFIQNYLCQYPERPMVKLQPAYVIKVEFQRKWYSARVLEVDASLVKMQFMNDTHTEWIYRGSTRLEPLYKEIEAAKRRMQTGNRIRRIGKKTQNYCPYVEYTRGADNEEIEEPIRAVARKSTSANKDLKKVEKPKKWIPVPIPGHVEKKKVDSRIEPRTFKPHQCGLSCIDWTNFSLDKIKGIGPLAIPSQFGFRRYVLTSSVKSKKRMKMFFGGTKKNIVYRAPCGRQLRNMQEMHLYLRITKSQMTVDYFDFDFWVDCQAEFVITKCLVDVPDITQRKEKCPISCVNYIDNKLPDYITYMTEREPRRNVVLNLDPEFLCGCDCTDDCLDKKKCSCWQLTYEGQKLIPNNVMDPNVGYTYRRLDERVLTGIYECNERCKCSKRSCLNRVVQHPLSQKLQLYKTEAKGWGIRCLNDIPRGAFICVYAGHLLTEQEANEEGKTYGDEYLAELDYIEVIERTKEGYESDVPEELLEESDEESKGDSQPSQTMSKANVYKFNSSDSSSSEDVNFDRSTSSGDIRSRLRERKKPAAPVPVPEPKPKESKKKENFSIRKYCGDNEDDVFIMDAKSSGNIGRYLNHSCMPNAYVQNVFVDTHDLRFPWVAFFALTHIRAGSELTWDYNYDIGSVEGKVKYCYCGTQHCRGRLL, via the exons ATGGGAACCTTAAATGCCAACGACGGACTATCCGATCCCATTGAACTTCTGAGcgacgacgatgaagacgacgacgatattGCAATCATCGAAGATGACGAACCGGCAAAAAAACCCTCCAAACGATCCAGAGTACTCACCGAATGTCTCAATGTGCAATGTAAATCAGGCCATAAATACATCGAAGGCGTACCGGCTTTTGTTCTAGAATTCTTCAAAGTTAATAATAAAAATGGTCTCAAAGTATGCGAAGAGTGTTTCGATGAAGCTTGTTCGTATTACGCG GATCTTGAAGAGAGATTAATGAAGAAACAGTCGCTTTATCAAGTCCCGTATCAAAAATATTCCCGCGTGTTGAGTATCGATTCGGATGAAGAGGATTTATCACCGGAAGATGACG aACCTGTTCTCGATGACGAAACTGTGAACATGGTTGAAGATCAGTTCGGTGATATTATGGCCGATGTTGTTACCAAATGTAATCTTGCTTTTCAAATCAACGACGCTCACGACGAATTATCCAATACTGCCAGTTTTATTAAAC aatcatcATCCGAGCACGATGTGAAGTTAGAAGAACTCCAAAAGGAAATCGATGAAATTCGATGCCTTATTTATGACAATTTTAAACCACAATTTAAC GAACTTCCTGAATTGATAATCAGAGACGATGGCGAAGAAGAAGATTTATTACAGGAAGAATTACCTCCTGTTCAAGAGATAGTTGAAGTACCCTTTAGGCAAATTCTTCCCAAAGATAGTGACAGCCCTGGTAGAAAATCTGTCGCACGAAAACATACCACGGTTTCTAGTCCATCGAGCCTTCAGAAAGATATCGCCCGG CTCGACTCTAAGGATAGTCAAGATGTAGTCGCAGTTTCCGAAGAGATCATGGAACCGCCACCTACTTTACCACCCGATACCGAACGAATTGTCAGACCAGCGTTGAAAACCGGTGATATAATTTACGCGATGAAACATAACTACAAATATCCCTGGAAGAAAGGAGTCGTCGTGGATATTTTCACCGAAAAGGGT taTAAAGAATATCAATTAAAAATAGACGTAACTAATCCGAGGAAACCTAATCCATCGATACTGCTTCAAGGAAAATCTTTAGCTTACCCTTTCCCAGCTCCTTACCGATTCGCAGTCGGTGCTCGAATCATAGCTGTTTTCACAGATGACCGAAATACCGACAAACAAACGTTATTTTACTCCGGCATCATCGCCGAACCACCCAAAGTGATGAATAAATTCAGATATTTGGTATTTTTCGACGACGGTTGCACTCAATACGTTCCACACGAGAATATTCGCGCTATTTGCGAACCGTCTGCAAAAGCTTGGGACGATGTGCCTGCCGAAGACAGAGGATTTATTCAAAACTACCTCTGTCAGTATCCAGAAAGACCTATGGTCAAGTTACAACCAGCATATGTAATTAAGGTCGAATTTCAAA GGAAATGGTATTCTGCTAGAGTTCTAGAAGTGGACGCTTCTCTGGTTAAAATGCAGTTCATGAACGATACCCATACAGAATGGATTTATCGAGGGTCTACTCGATTGGAACCATTGTACAAAGAAATCGAGGCGGCCAAGCGACGTATGCAGACTGGAAATCGAATCCGTAGAATAGGAAAGAAAACTCAGAATTATTGCCCCTACGTAGAGTACACGAGAGGTGCTGACAACGAAGAAATAGAAG AACCAATTAGAGCGGTAGCTAGGAAAAGCACGAGCGCTAATAAAGATCTCAAGAAAGTGGAAAAGCCTAAGAAATGGATTCCTGTACCGATTCCTGGACACGTCGAG aaaaaaaaagtagattcGCGAATCGAACCGAGGACATTTAAACCACATCAGTGCGGTCTATCGTGCATTGATTGGACTAACTTCAGTCTAGACAAAATCAAAGGTATCGGACCTTTAGCGATACCTTCACAATTTGGGTTCAGaaggtatgtacttacaagtAGTGTCAAGTCCAAAAAAAG aatgaaaatgtttttcggcGGCACCAAGAAAAATATAGTTTATAGAGCACCTTGTGGAAGACAACTACGTAACATGCAGGAAATGCATTTATACTTGAGAATAACCAAGTCTCAGATGACGGTTGACTACTTCGATTTCGATTTCTGGGTCGACTGCCAAGCGGAATTCGTTATCACCAAATGTTTGGTCGATGTTCCG GATATAACGCAACGTAAAGAAAAGTGTCCGATATCGTGCGTTAATTACATCGATAATAAATTACCCGATTATATTACTTATATGACCGAACGTGAACCTAGGAGAAATGTCGTTTTGAACTTGGATCCTGAATTCTTATGCGGATGTGATTGTACAGACGATTGTTTG GACAAGAAGAAATGTTCTTGTTGGCAATTGACTTACGAAGGCCAGAAATTAATACCTAATAATGTTATGGACCCGAATGTTGGATACACGTATCGTAGACTCGACGAAAGAGTCCTCACTGGAATCTACGAATGCAATGAAAG ATGCAAGTGCTCGAAACGCAGCTGTCTGAATAGAGTGGTACAGCATCCTTTatctcaaaaattacaattgtatAAGACCGAAGCCAAGGGATGGGGTATTAGATGCCTTAATGATATTCCTCGTGGAGCTTTCATCTGTGTATATGCTGGTCATTTATTAACGGAGCAGGAAGCTAACGAA GAAGGAAAAACCTACGGAGATGAGTATCTCGCTGAGTTAGATTACATCGAAGTTATCGAAAGAACTAAAGAAGGGTATGAAAGCGATGTGCCCGAAGAACTATTGGAAGAAAGCGACGAAGAATCTAAAG GGGATTCGCAACCCTCGCAAACCATGTCTAAGGCAAACGTATACAAATTCAATTCGTCTGATAGCTCATCCTCCGAAGATGTAAACTTCGATCGGAGTACTTCTTCGGGAGATAtaag ATCGAGACTACGAGAACGAAAAAAACCTGCTGCCCCAGTTCCTGTACCAG AACCAAAGCCCAAAGAATCTAAAAAGAAGGAAAACTTTTCTATTCGAAAGTATTGCGGCGATAACGAAGACGATGTGTTTATAATGGATGCAAAAAGCAGCGGTAATATTGGACGTTATTTAAAC CATTCTTGTATGCCAAATGCATACGTGCAAAATGTATTCGTCGATACTCACGATCTGCGATTCCCTTGG GTGGCATTTTTCGCCTTAACACATATCAGAGCTGGTTCGGAATTAACATGGGATTATAATTACGATATAGGCAGCGTAGAGGGTAAAGTGAAATACTGTTATTGCGGTACTCAACATTGTCGAGGAAGACTGCTGTAA
- the LOC135848560 gene encoding uncharacterized protein LOC135848560: MYVYFHFFHFFFLQNVFKMQVLICSLCCKSFAHHSSLSRHKKQAHRTENEKKRFICDRCGFDCTNKKVLIRHMKNDHLPKRKNSVRRSRLKCPNCDTRLTSYALLDQHLTNVHEINIEEKHLEFENEGEFCIWKRNIEKTCNTRYIAERGLRKYKTHSQREFICQRSYDAILKSVGRRRSIKRSGSSKINSCCPSRMIVKISEKISVKFIRQHVGHAAEIIRMRIPSDQPDQCDEIAGKSKDGVSIQQDSETIATLRFPFHEEDKHEKIKIEVQSKLRLALTWSNDLPIEHLENLSRTLDTVFQKFGFSRKGEKNKTNDSLQRIENHLHNGNMRSGQEKLPKNVFP, translated from the exons ATGTAtgtctattttcatttttttcacttcttttttctgcaaaatgtttttaaaat GCAGGTGTTAATCTGTTCCCTATGTTGTAAATCATTCGCCCATCATAGCAGCTTAAGTCGTCACAAGAAACAGGCTCATAGAACcgaaaatgagaagaaaaggTTTATTTGTGACCGTTGTGGATTCGACTGTACCAACAAAAAAGTCCTCATTCGACACATGAAGAATGATCATTTACCTAAACGGAAAA ATTCTGTACGTAGATCTAGATTAAAATGTCCGAATTGTGATACTCGTCTTACAAGCTATGCACTACTAGATCAACATTTAACCAACGTTCACGAAATCAATATCGAAGAAAAACATTTAGAATTTGAGAATGAAGGAG aattttgtatCTGGAAAAGGAACATCGAAAAAACGTGTAACACTCGGTATATCGCAGAAAGAGGTTTACGCAAGTACAAAACTCACTCTCAGCGTGAATTCATATGTCAGCGTTCGTACGACGCTATTTTGAAATCAGTTGGTCGCAGAAGATCGATTAAAAGGTCGGGTTCGAGTAAAATTAATTCGTGCTGCCCATCTAGAATGATTGTAAAAATAAGCGAGAAAATTTCGGTTAAATTTATTCGTCAACATGTTGGGCACGCTGCTGAAATAATTAGAATGAGAATACCTTCTGATCAACCGGATCAATGCGATGAAATCGCAG GAAAATCAAAAGATGGTGTTTCAATTCAACAAGACTCAGAGACTATTGCCACACTACGTTTTCCTTTCCATGAGGAAgacaaacatgaaaaaatcaaaatcgaagtGCAATCCAAACTCCGTCTTGCATTAACTTGGTCCAATGATTTGCCTATAgaacatttggaaaatttgtctaGAACTCTCGATACTGTgttccaaaaatttggattcagtcgaaaaggagaaaaaaataaaacaaacgacAGCCTGCAGCGAATAGAAAATCATCTCCACAATGGAAATATGCGCAGTGGCCAAGAAAAACTACCTAAAAACGTATTCCCCTGA
- the LOC135848564 gene encoding cytochrome c oxidase assembly protein COX16 homolog, mitochondrial-like: MISKFQESKFYQTINSIVTNRVLRQGLPMLILVVGGSFAFTIVQKIKFDHKRNQQQVEHLRLSGLEKRMKPVSLEEEYEKLQKVDTTYQNVRGPRPYEDNTEWEAQKELQEKRFQEKLEQMNKSR; encoded by the exons atgattagTAAATTCCAAGAgagtaaattttaccaaactatCAACTCGATAGTAACGAATCGTGTACTACGCCAAGGTTTACCGATGTTAATCCTCGTAGTCGGAGGTTCATTTGCATTCACCatcgttcaaaaaatcaa ATTCGACCATAAACGAAACCAGCAACAAGTCGAACATCTTAGATTATCAGGACTCGAGAAAAGGATGAAGCCGGTTAGTTTAGAAGAAGAATACGAGAAACTGCAGAAA GTTGATACAACGTACCAAAACGTAAGAGGACCCAGACCTTACGAAGATAACACCGAGTGGGAAGCTCAGAAAGAGCTACAAGAGAAAAGATTCCAAGAAAAACTCGAACAAATGAATAAATCTAGatga